Within Paenibacillus sabinae T27, the genomic segment TATCAATTCCCGAGCTTGCCGCAATGAACATTGTTGTAAAAATAAAGGCCTGACCGATACCAATAATAACGGTGCCCGGAATAATCCCCCATGCCGATCCGTGCTCGGAGAGCCGGGTAAGCATCATGAACCCGATCGCGCCAAGTCCCATTCCGCTTGCAATGGTACCTGCCACACCTACCTTGGCCAGCATCTTGTTAATCAGCTTCGCGCCTACAAAAGCGCTAATGGTCAGCGGCAGGAAGCTTAATCCGGATTGAATGGCTGAGTAATGCAACACCTCTTGCGTGTAGAGCGTGAGGAAATAGTATAACGTACCGAATGATGCGGAGAACAACGCTGCGGTAATCGCGGCCCCAGTCAAACTCCGAATCCGAAACAGTCTGAAGGGGATCAAAGGATCTTTTGTGCGTTTTTCAATGACCACGAACAGAAGAAGCAGAATAGCGCCAACAATGCCAGGAATAATCGCTGATGGATGAATCCAGCCAACGACCGGGGCTTGAATAAGATAATTTACTATCAAGATCATGCCGGCCGTTACGGAAATCGCGCCTATTGCGTCAAAATGGCGTTTTGCAGATGCCGCCTTGCTCTCCACAAGCGTGATCGGAGCGAGGATAATAACGAAAATAGCAATTGGAACATTGACAAAAAAGGTGGCTTCCCAGCCGATAAAGCTTGTTAACACGCCGCCAAGCAATAACCCAATGGACATGCCCACTCCACCCATTGCCGCCCAAATGCCTAATGCACGGTTGCGTTCTGGGCCTTCTTCAAAGTTGGACATGATCAGTGACAATGTAGCCGGCGACAGCAGCGCTCCGCCAATGCCTTGGAGTCCCCTTGCGATTATGAGGAACAGCTGAGAGTCTGCCAGGCCGCCAAGCAGAGAGCCTAAACCGAAGATCCCCATGGCAATGATGAACATTCGCCGTCTGCCCAGCAAATCAGACAATCTGCCACCGATAAGGAGGAAACCTCCAAAGGCCAGGGAAAACGCGCTGATGACCCACTGCAGCTGGTTCGCGCTAAAGCCTAAGTCTGCTGCAAGTGAAGGCAGAGCTACAAAAATAATTGTGTAATCAAGCGCCAAAATTAATTGGGACAGTGCCAGGATCGTCAAAGCCAATCCTTTGTGTCTAGTCGAATTCATGAAATCCGCTCCTTTTCGTTATCAGACCTTTCAGTCTAATTAATTTAGCGGGAATAGGGTCAACATTGTCGACTCTACCCCCGAATTCCACTCACATAAGAGCCCATCACATTATAGACCATTTGATCTAAAAATTCGAAAATATAATGAAGCGTCTTTTTTACGCTCCATTAATTGTCCAGCTTAGAAAGAGTAACGGCAGCAATATCATCCAAAACTTTAGGATCGGTGGTTAATTTAGCCACTTGGGTCAGCGAATATCTTTCATGGTACAAATACCGTGCAAGAGCAAGCAAATCACGGTTTCCGCTTAGTTCACCTTGATTTCGGGCGCGAACCAGCGCTTCATAAAAGGCTTCTACCAAACGTGTCATATCCCGTTCAAAAAACGCTGCGATTTCCGGATCATGAGGAACCTGATCAATGGCGCTGTGCATAATGAAGCATTCCTTCCGGCGCTCCCCATCTTGCAGAACAGCCACAATTTCATGGAAAATATCAGCAATCGCCTGCTTAACCGAACCTGGACGTTCCAAATATGAAATGACCGCATCCGATTTCTCATTTACATAATGTTTAACAGCCTTGATGAAGAGATCCCGCTTGGTTCCGTAAGTATCGTACAGGCTTTGGCGCGCTATGCCTAACCCATCGAGTAAATTTTGCAGCGAAGTGCCTTCGTAGCCGTAGTGCCCGAATACCTCCATAGCCTTGTGCAGAACAAGCGATGTATCAAATTCTTTACTTCTTGCCATTTTTTACGAGCACTCCTCCCTTGTGACATTCATCTTATCTTTTCCAGATCACTCAGTCAATATTATTTTTAATTCCCGGAAAATTGAACGACTTCGTTCATGCTGCCAACCGATTCGATCGCGACCAGCGGATTCCAGAAATCCCGGTAGCGCGTAATGAGGCCGTCTTTCGTTTCGACCACGCTGATATACGTCTGATTGTAAGGGTTCCCCGTCTCTCTGTGCTTCCCGGCGGATTTGAACTCCGCAATGACAAGCTCGGGGTCGACAGCCGGATGGAACTCCAGCTCTGTAAACTGCACCTCAAAGTGTTTCGGGAAGTTCAGCATATATTCGTACATGTCGGCTTTGCCTTGTTTGAATTCGGGAAATCCTGCCGGTCCATAAGGGAATTCCAGGATACCGTCTTCGTGCCAAAGATTGACCCATGCTTCAATATCTCCACCAGACAGATATTTCAAGTGATTCCGAAATGTCTCTTGTGCCCGCTCGCGAATGGCTCCTGCAGTAAGTTTGTTGTTGTTCATTTTTATTTCCTCCTTTTATTTTGACTATTCAGTCTGTAATGTTTAAAAAAATAATACCTTGCATCTAGAGTTAAAATTTTGTACCCCAATTAGTTGACCACCTCCTTGTGATTCCATCATATCTTTTTTAGACTGTTTAGTCAATAATTTTTTTGCACAATTTTTCGCCCCATGTTTCTGGCTGCTTGATGAGTTTCCTCCCTATAAAAAAAAGCCTCGCTGAAGGCCAAATTGGCTATCAGCGAGGCTATCTTGTCAGGCACTTACAGGGTGCACTTACAGGGTGATGCCTGTCTGCTTCAAAGTGCGCGCGATATCCGCTCTGGCTTCTTCCCCCAGCGTGCGGAAAGGCGCCCGGACCGGTCCTGAAGACAGTCCGATGAGCTCCATCGCGGCTTTGACCATTGCGGGCTGTCCGTATTTGCGGGCCAGATCGCGGATCGGCTGCCAGCGGTAGTACCGCTCAATGGCACGGGCATTTTCGCCTTGCTGGAATTCGTTGTACAGCGCGACGAACTCGGAAGTCATGAAGTTGGCGTTCGTGGATGTGCAGCCGGGCAAGCCGGAGGCAAGTCCACCGAGGATGAGACCGTCCGAGCCGCACATGACCGAGATGTCCTTACCGGCGTAAGCGACGGTCCGCACCAGCGCATGCAGATCGGTAGCGCCCTGCTTGACTCCGGCGACGTTGTCCAGCTTGGCCAGCTTGGCGATCTCCTCCGGTGACAGATGGACGCCGATGCTCGCGCTGTTGTAGATAAGAATCGGCAGCTCGGTCGATTCATTCAGCAGCTCGAAGTGATACAGAATATCCTGCGGACGGACCTCCGATACGTACGGAGGCGTCACCATTACGCCGTCGGCGCCGGCCTGCTTGGCTGCATCCGCAAGCTCGATGGCTTCGCCGGTGCCGCTGGCTGCCGTGCAGCACAGCAGCGGAACCCGGCCGGCAACCGCGTCGGCGGCGGCGGTGAACAGCTGCTTCCGCTCATCGCTTGTCAGACTCGGGTATTCCGCGTATGTACCGCTGACGATAATGCCATGAGCGCCTGAGGCAATGAAGTGATCGATATTCCGCCGCAGCGCGGCCGGATCGAAAGCCAGCGTATCTGTCATCGGAGTGATGGACAGTACGTAAATTCCTTTAAGCTTATCTTTCAAGTCAGTTGTGGACATGTTGTGGACTTCCTCCTTTATTTGCTCCCAAGAATCGATTCCATCGCCGCGATTCCGTTCTCCATCTCCTCACGGGAAACGGCGTAAGACAGGCGGATATGATACGGGCTGCCGAACCCGGTTCCCGGCATCACGGCAACCCCGGCCTTCGTCAGCAGAATATCCGCCAGGTCGTCGGCGGTGGAAATGGTCCGTCCCTCCAGGGTCTGGCCGCGCCAGGCGGAGGCGTCAACCCATACATAGAAGGCGCCGTCCGGCACGCTGCACTCCAGTCCTTTGATCCGGCGAACCCCTTCGACCAGAATGCCGCGGCGCGCCGCGTATTCCTCGCGGATGTCCGCAAGATCTTCCTGCGGGCCGTCAATGGCAGCCAGCGCCGCCTGCTGGGCGATGGATGACGGGTTGCTTGTCGTATGGGACTGCAGGCGAAGCATCGCCTCGGTGACCGCGGCCGGAGCGGCAGAGTAACCGATGCGCCAGCCGGTCATCCCGTACGACTTGGACACCGCGTTGATCACGACGGTCCGCTCCCGCATACCGGGAAACGACGCGATGCTCGTATATCCTTCCAGCTTGAACACAAACGCCGAATACACCTCATCGCTGATGACCCAAAGATCCCGCTGCCTGCAGAACTCGGCCAGCCTGGACAGCTCCTCCGCGCTGTAAACTGCGCCGGAAGGGTTGTTCGGCTGGTTGAGAATCAGCAGACGGGTCGAGTCGTTCACCAGAGGCGCAAGCGTCTCCGGCGTCACTTTATAACCGGAGGAAGCGCTGGTCTGAACGAAGACCGGCTTCGCGCCAGCGAATTTCACCTGCTCGGGGAACGACACCCAATACGGAATTGGAATCATTACTTCGTCTCCCGGCCGGCATAGCGTGCAAATCGCATTGAACAAGGCATGCTTGCCGCCGACGGTGACTACAATGTCTCCGGGGTCGTAGCTAAGCCCCATATCCCGCTTAAGCGCCCGGCAGATCGCTTCGCGCAGAGGCAGGATGCCGCTCGTGTCGGTATATCCTGTGAAATTGTCTTGTATCGCCTGAATCGCGGACGCCTTGGCCCGGTCAGGCGTTGGAAAATCCGGCTGCCCGAGTCCCAAGCGGTACACGGTTCGGCCTTCCCGCTGGTACCTTGCCACTGTGGACTCCAGCAACGCAGTCGGAGAAGGCTGAACACGCTCTACCCAATCCGCCAACTGAACATGTTGGTTCAACAACGTCAATCACCTCTTCTGTTTATCGGTTACGAGCCTGCGACTTCCATCGCAATGGAAGCGTAGACCCGTGCTGCATTATCCAGTTCGGACACGGTTACCCACTCGTCGATTTTGTGAGCCACACTGAAATCGCCCGGCCCGTAGATGACCGACGGAATTCCCCGTTTGACGAAGTGGGTCATGTCGCAATTGGCCGTAAGGCCCGTTAGCTCGGGGCTGCGTCCGTATACGCGTTCGATCGCCGCTGAAGCGAGCCCCACCATCGGATGATCGGGACGGGTCTCCGATGCCACCCCTGTTGTCGGAACGAGCCGGTCGATGTGGACCCGGCCGTCCAGCGCGGGAAGACCGGCGATGATCTGCTCGATCTCCCGCAGCGCGTCTTCTTCCGCCTCGCCGGGAATGAGCCGGCGGTCGATCAGCGCCTCACAGCGGTCCGGAATCATCGATTCCTTGATTCCGCCCTTAATGACCGTGACGGACAGTGTCGACTGCCCCGTCAACGGATGAAGCCGCTTCGTCAGCTCCTCCTCGGCGAAGTCTTCAAGCGCCACAAGCGTCCGCGCCATCAGGGACACGGCGTTGACGCCGAGGTGAGGCGTTGACGAATGGGCCGATACCCCTTCGGCGACGAGCACGGGACGTATGCTGCCCCGGTGCGCGATCGCCAGGCTGCCGTTCGTCGCTTCACCGATCACCGCCAGGTCGCCGTGAAGATCGTCCGGCAGCCTGCGGGCTCCAAGGCTCGCCGCCTCTTCATCCACGACCGCCGCCAGCACGATATCCCCCGGCAGCTGCGCGCCGGAGGCGGCAATCGCTTCGACAGCGGCCATCATGGCGGCCAAAGGCCCCTTCGCATCCATGACGCCCCGGCCGTACACCCGGTCGCCTTTGCGGAGCATGCTGAACGGATCGGAACTCCAGCCGTCGCCGGCAGGAACGACATCCATATGCGTATTCAGAATAACGGTTCGTCCGCCGCCCGTGCCTTTCAGGCGGGCGATCACATTCGGCCGGCCCGGCTCGATCTCCTGAAGCTCGACCTCGCATCCCGCTTCCCGCATGATCTTGGCGACATATTCAGCCGCCTCTCCCTCCGTGCCGCTCGGGTTCACGCTCTGGAAGCGGATCAGGTCGGCCAGAAGTTCCAGGGTCCGTTCGGGGCGGATGACCGGCTCCACTGCGCGCAGGCCTTCGCTCATAGCGATTTCACCATCCCGCCGTCCACGAGCAGCGTCTGGCCCGTGACATAGCTTGCACTGTCCGAGCACAGGAACGCCACCACGCGGGCAAACTCATCTGGCTGCCCGTAGCGCCCGAGCGGAATCTGCTTCTCGCTCTGCGCCTTGATCGCTTCCGGGGTAGCCCCTGCCTTGTCCGCCCGGATGCGGTCCAGGGAGCGGACCCGATCCGTATCGATCCGGCCCGGAGCCACTATATTGACCCGAATGCCGTACGGGGCAAGCTCTTCCGCCAGCGTTTTGCTAAGTCCGGCCACGCCGGTCCGCATCACATTGGAGAGAGTCAGCCCTGGGATCGGCTGCTTGACCGAGGATGAAGCTAGGTTAACGATCGCGCCGCCCTGCGCCTTCAAATGCGGAAGCGCATAGGAGACGAGGCGGACCACGCTCATCACGTTAAGCTCGTACGCATACAGCCAGTCTTCTTCTTTCAGCGACTCGAAGTTCCCGGCGGGAGGACCGCCGGCGTTGGTAACCAGAACGTCCAGTCCGCCAAAAGCGGTGACGGTCTCTTCCACGCAGCGGGACAGGTCGGAAGCGGAGCAGACATCCGCCGCAAGCCCAAGCGCGGGCATTCCCGTTTCGGCGGTGATGTCCGCAGCCACGGCTTTAGCCTCTTCGCCGTTCCGGCTGAACAGCGCCACCTTCGCCCCGCCGCGTGCCAGCTCGAACGCCACGGCGCGGCCAAGGCCTTTGCTTGCCGCCGCTACGAGCGCGGTCTTTCCTGCGAATGATCCGCTCATGCTTGTCCCCCCTTCGCTATCGTCAGCTCACGGGGCAGCTTGGTCAGCACTTCGCAGCCGGTCTCCGTCACCAGAATCGTCTCGCTGAATCCGACGCCGTAGCGGTTCGGAACGCGAAGGGCCGGCGGAATGTGGAAGACCATGCCCGGCAGCAGCACGCGGTCATCGTCCCGCTGAAGGCTCATAATATGGCCTTCTCCCCAGTCCGGTGCAAAAGCAACGCCGATCGAGTAGCCGGTCCGTTTGCGGAACTGCTCATACAGTCCGGCACGCTCGATCGTTCCCCGGCAGGCTTCGTCCACCTCTCCGGCGGTAACGCCCGGACGGATGACTTCGAGCGCGGCGTTCAAGGAAGCGATGCACACCTCGGTCACCCGCTTGATCTCATCGGTTGGCGTGCCGGTATAGGCAGCCCGCATCAGCGCGCCGTGGTACCGGTTGCGGGCCCCTGCCACTTCCAGCAGAAGCGTCTCCCCGTCGCCGATCACCTTATGCCCCCATGCGGCATGCATGTTGCCCGAACGGTAGCCGGAGGAAATAAACGGCTCCATCCCCAAATACTCGCCCCCAGACCTAATCATGGCGGAGAACATGGCCGCGGCAGCCTCGTCTTCATTCACTCCCGCCCGGATCGCGTCAAGCCCTGCCTGCATCGAGCTGTCGGCCACGGCGCAGGCTTCGCGGATGTACGCAATTTCCGCCGGAGATTTGATGACCCGGAACGCTTCAACCGTCCCTTGGGCATCCATGAGCCGGAAATCGCCAAGCATTTTCTCAAACTTCTGGTAGTTCCGGACAGGCAGGAACCAGGAGCCCGTCTCCAGGCCAATCGCACCGGGAGCGATGCCGATCTCTCTGACTGTATCCGCGGTCAATGCAACCGGGTCATTCGTGTCGTCATAGGTTCTGACCTGGCTTTCAGGCAGCCAACTGTAGGTTTGAACATTGGACAGCTCGCCCCGCCGGAGCACAAGCACCGGATCGCCGAAAGCCGGCACGACCAGGCATTGGTACATATAATAGCCCGGGCTCTGATAGCCGGTCAGATAAAAAATATTTTCAGGGGTGTGAATCAGCATGCCGCTGAGCCCCTTGAGTTCAAGCTCGCGTTGTACATTTTGCAGGCGGGAATCAAATTCATCCCTGGAAAATACCAATGATGTGGCGCTCAATATCGTCTACCCCTTTCCCTGAACTCATCGTTGTCAAGCCTGATAGCCGTAAGTATCCATTCTTAAATCTCTTAAATAGGGTGTTAGCTTGGAGCATTCGTCCGCTTCATCCAGATCGATCTCCAGCACCTGCATGTCTTCTTCACTCAGATTGCCGCTGACGATGAGCTCGCCCTTCGGATTCGCCAGCTTGTTGTTGCCGAACAGCCGCAGACTGCCGCCCACGCCGTTGATGCCAGCCACAAAGCAGGTATTTTCAAGCGCCCTTGCCGGATAATAAATATCCCATCTGTGCTTGTCTTCCAGTGAAAAAGCGGACGGCGTGACGATCAGCTTCGCCCCTTGCAGAGCTAGAGTACGCGCGGCCTCCGGGAAACCAGCATCGTAACAAATCAGGACGCCGAGCTTGCCGAAATCAAGTTCATACGGAGAACAAACGTCCCCGGGTTTAAAAAACTTCCTCTCATCCTCCCACAGATGAACCTTGCTGTACGTACCCGCGAGTTCTCCGTTTCGCCTAATAATAACGGCGCCATTGGCGGTCCCGCCCTCGTCCAGCTTTAGGGCCATCCCAAGCACGATGTTAATGTTATGCGTCTGTGCAGCTTCGCGGAATGCCCGAACCGTCGAACCGCCTGTGTCCTCGGCCAGCTCATGATAGCGGTCGCCGATCACGTCGGTATTATATCCAGTGATGCACAGTTCCGGGAACACGATCAGATCGGCCCCCTGCCGCGATGCCTGCTCAACGAACTCCAGGCCTTTGCGGACATTCGCGGCGATGTCCATCAGCGCGCTTTCGAACTGCACCAGCGCCAGTTTAACCGTCGCCAAGCGTTTCCCCTCCTTACGATTCATTCCTGGTTCAATTAAAGGCTGACACTTCAGCCTCATGTTATGTTCAGTACTGTGTAATCTGGTTAAGGAATTGCATAAGACGGGGATGCTTGCCGGCTTGTTCGAGCTGCGAAGAAGGCAGATCTTCAACCACCTGTCCCTGGTCCATAAAAATAATGCGGTCGCCTACCCGGCGCGCGAATTCCATTTCATGCGTAACGATGACGACGGTCATGCCGTCCTTGGCCAAATCCGAGATAACGTCCAGAACCTCGGCCGTCATCTCGGGATCAAGCGCCGAGGTGGGCTCGTCGAACAGCATCAGCTTCGGATTCATGGCAAGCGCCCGCGCAATGGCGATGCGCTGCTGCTGCCCTCCGGACAGCTGCTCGGGATAATGCTCTGCCCGGTCTTTCAAACGTACCCGTTCCAGCAGTTGAATCGCGCGCGAGCGAACTTCCTGCTCTTTTTCGCCGCGCACCACCTTCGGAGCCAGCATAATATTCTGAATCGCGTTCAGATGCTGGAACAGATCAAACGATTGAAAGACCATGCCGATTTCCGCTCTTGCATGCCGCGATCCGTTAACGTCCTGTCCGTTGTACCGAATCTGTCCGCCGTCGATGGGCTCAAGTCCCGCCATGCATCGCAGCAGCGTAGACTTGCCGGAACCGGAAGGTCCGATAATAACCACCCGCTCGCCCTCTTGAATATTGAGTGAGACCTCTTTCAGGATCGGATCGTCATGATATTGCTTGAACACCCGCTCGATTTGCAGCACAGTGTCCGACCTCCTTCCATTATCAGGCTTATAGAATTGACTTTCCGCGCTTCATCAGCGAGAACAATGGGGATTTGCGTTTTCGGGAACGGGTTATATCCATCCGCCGCTCCAGGTAAGATTGGATGAACGTGAACAGCGCCGTAAAGACAAGGTAATAAATGACGGCCGCGATCAGCGTGTCCACATAATCAAAGTTGGCGCTGGCCGTCTGCTGAGCAGTCAGCAGCAGATCGGTGTAGCCAACGACCGAGGCCATCGCCGAGGTCTTCAGCATGCCGATGAACTGGTTGGCGGTCGGCGGCACGATAACCCGAAACGCCTGGGGAAGAACAACGTAGCGCATCCGCTGCCAGCTGTTCATGCCGAGGGCATTGGCGGCGCGATGCTGCCCTTTGCCCACTGACGCCAGGCCGGACCGCACAATTTCCGCCATGTAGGCCGCCTCGTTCAGCGCGAGCGCGACGAACGCTGACTGGAACCCGGTCAGCCTGATTCCGAACTGGGGCAGCGCCGTGTACACAAAGATCAGCTGCACAAGCACCGGAATCCCGCGAAAAATCCAGATATACGAAGCCGCGAATCCCTGCAGCAGTTTCCATTTTGACATTTTGGCAAGTGCAATGATAAATCCAAGCAAGACGGCGACAA encodes:
- a CDS encoding M20 family metallopeptidase, with protein sequence MSEGLRAVEPVIRPERTLELLADLIRFQSVNPSGTEGEAAEYVAKIMREAGCEVELQEIEPGRPNVIARLKGTGGGRTVILNTHMDVVPAGDGWSSDPFSMLRKGDRVYGRGVMDAKGPLAAMMAAVEAIAASGAQLPGDIVLAAVVDEEAASLGARRLPDDLHGDLAVIGEATNGSLAIAHRGSIRPVLVAEGVSAHSSTPHLGVNAVSLMARTLVALEDFAEEELTKRLHPLTGQSTLSVTVIKGGIKESMIPDRCEALIDRRLIPGEAEEDALREIEQIIAGLPALDGRVHIDRLVPTTGVASETRPDHPMVGLASAAIERVYGRSPELTGLTANCDMTHFVKRGIPSVIYGPGDFSVAHKIDEWVTVSELDNAARVYASIAMEVAGS
- a CDS encoding amino acid ABC transporter permease, which gives rise to MEFVEGVWAYLGSRAFLDGAINTMKLTLVSQIVAVLLGFIIALAKMSKWKLLQGFAASYIWIFRGIPVLVQLIFVYTALPQFGIRLTGFQSAFVALALNEAAYMAEIVRSGLASVGKGQHRAANALGMNSWQRMRYVVLPQAFRVIVPPTANQFIGMLKTSAMASVVGYTDLLLTAQQTASANFDYVDTLIAAVIYYLVFTALFTFIQSYLERRMDITRSRKRKSPLFSLMKRGKSIL
- a CDS encoding M24 family metallopeptidase; protein product: MSATSLVFSRDEFDSRLQNVQRELELKGLSGMLIHTPENIFYLTGYQSPGYYMYQCLVVPAFGDPVLVLRRGELSNVQTYSWLPESQVRTYDDTNDPVALTADTVREIGIAPGAIGLETGSWFLPVRNYQKFEKMLGDFRLMDAQGTVEAFRVIKSPAEIAYIREACAVADSSMQAGLDAIRAGVNEDEAAAAMFSAMIRSGGEYLGMEPFISSGYRSGNMHAAWGHKVIGDGETLLLEVAGARNRYHGALMRAAYTGTPTDEIKRVTEVCIASLNAALEVIRPGVTAGEVDEACRGTIERAGLYEQFRKRTGYSIGVAFAPDWGEGHIMSLQRDDDRVLLPGMVFHIPPALRVPNRYGVGFSETILVTETGCEVLTKLPRELTIAKGGQA
- a CDS encoding SDR family oxidoreductase; amino-acid sequence: MSGSFAGKTALVAAASKGLGRAVAFELARGGAKVALFSRNGEEAKAVAADITAETGMPALGLAADVCSASDLSRCVEETVTAFGGLDVLVTNAGGPPAGNFESLKEEDWLYAYELNVMSVVRLVSYALPHLKAQGGAIVNLASSSVKQPIPGLTLSNVMRTGVAGLSKTLAEELAPYGIRVNIVAPGRIDTDRVRSLDRIRADKAGATPEAIKAQSEKQIPLGRYGQPDEFARVVAFLCSDSASYVTGQTLLVDGGMVKSL
- a CDS encoding TetR/AcrR family transcriptional regulator, with the protein product MARSKEFDTSLVLHKAMEVFGHYGYEGTSLQNLLDGLGIARQSLYDTYGTKRDLFIKAVKHYVNEKSDAVISYLERPGSVKQAIADIFHEIVAVLQDGERRKECFIMHSAIDQVPHDPEIAAFFERDMTRLVEAFYEALVRARNQGELSGNRDLLALARYLYHERYSLTQVAKLTTDPKVLDDIAAVTLSKLDN
- a CDS encoding dihydrodipicolinate synthase family protein; the protein is MSTTDLKDKLKGIYVLSITPMTDTLAFDPAALRRNIDHFIASGAHGIIVSGTYAEYPSLTSDERKQLFTAAADAVAGRVPLLCCTAASGTGEAIELADAAKQAGADGVMVTPPYVSEVRPQDILYHFELLNESTELPILIYNSASIGVHLSPEEIAKLAKLDNVAGVKQGATDLHALVRTVAYAGKDISVMCGSDGLILGGLASGLPGCTSTNANFMTSEFVALYNEFQQGENARAIERYYRWQPIRDLARKYGQPAMVKAAMELIGLSSGPVRAPFRTLGEEARADIARTLKQTGITL
- a CDS encoding MFS transporter, which translates into the protein MNSTRHKGLALTILALSQLILALDYTIIFVALPSLAADLGFSANQLQWVISAFSLAFGGFLLIGGRLSDLLGRRRMFIIAMGIFGLGSLLGGLADSQLFLIIARGLQGIGGALLSPATLSLIMSNFEEGPERNRALGIWAAMGGVGMSIGLLLGGVLTSFIGWEATFFVNVPIAIFVIILAPITLVESKAASAKRHFDAIGAISVTAGMILIVNYLIQAPVVGWIHPSAIIPGIVGAILLLLFVVIEKRTKDPLIPFRLFRIRSLTGAAITAALFSASFGTLYYFLTLYTQEVLHYSAIQSGLSFLPLTISAFVGAKLINKMLAKVGVAGTIASGMGLGAIGFMMLTRLSEHGSAWGIIPGTVIIGIGQAFIFTTMFIAASSGIDMKEQGVASAIVSTGQQIGGAIGLAVIMAIISASLGTNATLETMEPSDLTGSIHMAFIIDAVTALLGILVSFLALKQKNAAVVKAKSAHE
- a CDS encoding amino acid ABC transporter ATP-binding protein — encoded protein: MLQIERVFKQYHDDPILKEVSLNIQEGERVVIIGPSGSGKSTLLRCMAGLEPIDGGQIRYNGQDVNGSRHARAEIGMVFQSFDLFQHLNAIQNIMLAPKVVRGEKEQEVRSRAIQLLERVRLKDRAEHYPEQLSGGQQQRIAIARALAMNPKLMLFDEPTSALDPEMTAEVLDVISDLAKDGMTVVIVTHEMEFARRVGDRIIFMDQGQVVEDLPSSQLEQAGKHPRLMQFLNQITQY
- a CDS encoding pyridoxal phosphate-dependent aminotransferase, with product MLNQHVQLADWVERVQPSPTALLESTVARYQREGRTVYRLGLGQPDFPTPDRAKASAIQAIQDNFTGYTDTSGILPLREAICRALKRDMGLSYDPGDIVVTVGGKHALFNAICTLCRPGDEVMIPIPYWVSFPEQVKFAGAKPVFVQTSASSGYKVTPETLAPLVNDSTRLLILNQPNNPSGAVYSAEELSRLAEFCRQRDLWVISDEVYSAFVFKLEGYTSIASFPGMRERTVVINAVSKSYGMTGWRIGYSAAPAAVTEAMLRLQSHTTSNPSSIAQQAALAAIDGPQEDLADIREEYAARRGILVEGVRRIKGLECSVPDGAFYVWVDASAWRGQTLEGRTISTADDLADILLTKAGVAVMPGTGFGSPYHIRLSYAVSREEMENGIAAMESILGSK
- a CDS encoding nitrilase-related carbon-nitrogen hydrolase — encoded protein: MATVKLALVQFESALMDIAANVRKGLEFVEQASRQGADLIVFPELCITGYNTDVIGDRYHELAEDTGGSTVRAFREAAQTHNINIVLGMALKLDEGGTANGAVIIRRNGELAGTYSKVHLWEDERKFFKPGDVCSPYELDFGKLGVLICYDAGFPEAARTLALQGAKLIVTPSAFSLEDKHRWDIYYPARALENTCFVAGINGVGGSLRLFGNNKLANPKGELIVSGNLSEEDMQVLEIDLDEADECSKLTPYLRDLRMDTYGYQA
- a CDS encoding nuclear transport factor 2 family protein, with amino-acid sequence MNNNKLTAGAIRERAQETFRNHLKYLSGGDIEAWVNLWHEDGILEFPYGPAGFPEFKQGKADMYEYMLNFPKHFEVQFTELEFHPAVDPELVIAEFKSAGKHRETGNPYNQTYISVVETKDGLITRYRDFWNPLVAIESVGSMNEVVQFSGN